Proteins from a single region of Halalkalibaculum roseum:
- a CDS encoding glycosyltransferase family 4 protein — MSELRVAIFTGNYNHIRDGVSLTLNRLVDFLERNDVPNIVFGPTVEEPAFEHKGELVAVPSVPMPGRPEYRVTVGFPDSAQRRLEEFGPTLVHIATPDLLGFRAMRWAQANEIQIVSSYHTHFTSYLKYYNLNMLEMLGWKYLEWFYSQCKHIYVPSPSMADELNEQGISDGIRIWARGVYTDRFHPDKRDMEWRRSLGIEDDELIVSFVSRLVWEKDLQTFVDVVKKLGDSIKPMVVGDGPARKELETMLPGAHFTGFITGDELHRAYASSDIFLFPSDTETFGNVTLEAMSSGLPCVVADATGSRSLVESGVNGYLAPPRNTKEFAARVNKIAQDDKLREKMGKAARQKAIAYSWDNVNNKLLENYREALESPRPMLKF; from the coding sequence ATGAGTGAACTGCGCGTAGCAATTTTTACAGGAAATTATAACCACATCAGGGACGGTGTATCGCTGACCCTGAACCGGCTCGTTGACTTTCTGGAAAGAAATGATGTACCCAACATTGTATTTGGGCCTACTGTCGAGGAACCTGCTTTTGAACATAAGGGGGAACTCGTAGCAGTGCCGTCTGTCCCTATGCCGGGAAGACCGGAATATAGGGTGACGGTAGGCTTTCCGGACTCGGCACAACGCCGCCTGGAAGAGTTCGGTCCTACACTGGTTCATATAGCTACTCCCGATCTTCTGGGTTTCAGAGCTATGCGCTGGGCGCAGGCAAATGAGATACAGATTGTCTCTTCCTATCATACCCATTTCACAAGTTACCTCAAGTATTATAATCTGAATATGCTGGAAATGCTGGGCTGGAAATACCTTGAATGGTTTTATAGTCAATGCAAGCATATCTATGTACCATCACCTTCTATGGCTGATGAACTCAATGAACAGGGCATCAGTGATGGCATTCGAATCTGGGCCCGCGGGGTATATACCGACCGTTTTCATCCCGATAAACGTGATATGGAATGGCGACGCTCTCTGGGTATCGAGGATGATGAATTGATAGTTAGTTTTGTGTCCCGCCTGGTTTGGGAAAAAGATCTACAGACCTTTGTTGATGTGGTTAAAAAGTTAGGTGACAGTATCAAGCCGATGGTTGTGGGCGACGGTCCGGCAAGAAAAGAGCTGGAAACGATGCTCCCTGGGGCGCATTTCACCGGTTTTATTACAGGCGATGAGTTGCACCGTGCATATGCCAGCAGTGATATTTTTTTGTTTCCCTCGGATACAGAAACATTTGGAAATGTAACCCTGGAAGCGATGTCGAGTGGTCTTCCCTGCGTAGTTGCCGATGCCACCGGAAGTCGTTCGCTTGTGGAGTCTGGAGTTAACGGGTATTTGGCACCGCCTCGCAATACCAAGGAATTTGCAGCGCGGGTAAACAAGATTGCCCAGGACGATAAACTTCGGGAGAAGATGGGAAAGGCGGCCCGGCAAAAGGCTATAGCCTATTCATGGGACAACGTAAATAACAAGCTGCTGGAGAATTACAGGGAAGCTCTTGAGTCTCCTCGGCCAATGCTAAAATTTTAA
- a CDS encoding NAD-dependent epimerase/dehydratase family protein, translated as MKAFITGGTGFIGSHLADTLIDHEGYEEIRCLVRNNEKWLKGKDYVKIKGDLDDLPVLKKAVKDVDVIFHLAGLVMAPTYQEFEHANVDATENLLRIAFKQGVKKIVVLSSLAAAGPSQGRPVTEEDPMHPISMYGKSKKQMEEMIHRIHPGDDTSITILRPPAVYGPREDQIFTFFKAVSKHICPIVGDGNHPKISLVYVSDVIQGILKAAKHHESGVNTYFITGEKIHTWNEIRGTTSKVLGKKTIPIYVKPKFVKKIAGLIEKTASFFGTYPVINKDKANEMIMEWTCKADKADKELGYEPEYTLKEGLSRTIHWYQLHHWL; from the coding sequence ATGAAAGCCTTTATAACAGGTGGCACCGGTTTTATTGGAAGCCACTTAGCAGACACCCTGATTGATCATGAAGGGTATGAAGAAATTCGCTGCCTGGTACGTAATAATGAAAAATGGCTCAAGGGTAAAGACTATGTAAAAATCAAAGGTGATCTGGACGATCTCCCCGTATTAAAAAAAGCAGTTAAGGATGTTGACGTCATTTTTCACCTGGCAGGGCTGGTTATGGCTCCTACCTACCAGGAGTTTGAACATGCCAACGTGGATGCGACCGAGAATTTATTGCGAATTGCTTTTAAACAAGGTGTAAAAAAAATTGTGGTGCTTTCTTCCCTGGCAGCGGCAGGACCCAGTCAGGGCAGACCTGTTACGGAGGAGGATCCCATGCATCCTATCAGCATGTATGGAAAATCTAAGAAGCAGATGGAAGAGATGATTCATCGAATCCATCCCGGCGATGATACTTCGATCACCATTTTGAGACCGCCGGCAGTGTACGGGCCCAGGGAAGATCAGATTTTTACGTTCTTTAAAGCCGTTTCCAAACATATATGTCCGATAGTCGGGGATGGCAATCACCCAAAAATTTCGCTGGTTTACGTATCAGATGTAATTCAGGGTATCCTGAAAGCGGCTAAGCATCATGAGTCAGGCGTTAACACCTATTTTATAACAGGGGAAAAAATACACACCTGGAATGAAATCAGGGGAACTACTTCGAAGGTACTCGGTAAAAAAACCATTCCCATTTATGTCAAACCGAAGTTCGTAAAAAAGATAGCGGGATTAATTGAAAAAACTGCATCATTCTTTGGTACTTATCCCGTTATCAACAAGGATAAAGCCAATGAAATGATCATGGAGTGGACCTGCAAGGCAGATAAAGCCGATAAGGAGTTAGGTTACGAACCCGAGTATACCCTGAAAGAGGGGTTGTCTCGAACCATACATTGGTATCAACTGCATCACTGGTTATAA
- a CDS encoding putative Ig domain-containing protein, with protein sequence MISKRILSITLLLIFGTLLAAQGQPSLTKDYTTTMEIPSVIAMESSPAHLYVLSNSEGMVVFRAHNDSLQWLYSSTGMEQRGNRVTADIRFAYLFGYNRRLTVLEPTSVLGVYSSTLLPEKPLDAQRIEQKLYLALGSGGLARISLRNPASVDSTAEVMATQNLQGENIIDLEGTDNQLFVLSNENKLYVFQSGENGITLSRELSLLRNMDRIFLLNQNLIGSDKDGNIYEINREGDLSKLGSIGEEIQKIRIWKDWLIIKGTSNRIWTSYQNRAPVLWKDDADAGNYFTVTKDQFWLSEYNQISRIVAGQPAVASNATENSPALPSTINMKPVNDQVVPYPKPLLLDLELEGNIPAEQIQYAYQSDIQSAKIRSNGFYWQPKADDVGEHRFKVVATASNGATDSTTFSVDVRSFNAPPRFAPLRPISIPVGESFTLPIKATDPDGMHQDLVRYLGVDLPEGATVNEQTGEFSWTPTARQVGENNFRVIATDQYGAASSVDITIRVVNAQRGSENGN encoded by the coding sequence ATGATTTCAAAAAGAATTCTGAGTATAACGTTACTATTGATTTTTGGAACCTTGCTAGCAGCTCAAGGACAGCCCAGTCTCACGAAAGACTACACTACTACCATGGAAATTCCTTCGGTTATTGCTATGGAGAGCTCTCCGGCTCACCTGTATGTTCTTTCCAACTCGGAAGGGATGGTTGTTTTTCGTGCTCATAATGACAGCTTGCAGTGGTTATACTCTTCAACCGGCATGGAACAGCGCGGCAACAGGGTTACTGCCGATATACGATTTGCCTACCTATTTGGTTATAACCGTAGGCTAACAGTGCTTGAACCCACTTCAGTACTTGGTGTATACTCATCCACCCTTCTACCTGAAAAACCTCTCGATGCCCAGCGTATTGAACAGAAGCTCTACCTGGCTCTTGGTTCCGGCGGGCTGGCACGAATCTCCCTGCGTAATCCGGCTTCAGTAGACAGCACTGCAGAGGTCATGGCCACTCAAAATCTGCAGGGTGAGAACATTATTGATTTGGAAGGCACAGACAACCAGCTTTTTGTACTGTCAAATGAGAATAAACTATACGTCTTTCAATCCGGTGAAAACGGCATTACCCTAAGCCGCGAACTATCACTGCTCAGAAACATGGATCGTATTTTCCTGTTGAATCAGAATTTGATCGGTTCTGATAAAGATGGAAATATTTATGAGATCAATCGTGAGGGAGACCTTTCAAAGCTTGGATCTATAGGTGAAGAAATCCAAAAAATTAGGATTTGGAAGGATTGGCTGATCATAAAAGGAACCTCGAATCGTATTTGGACCTCTTATCAAAACCGTGCACCGGTACTGTGGAAAGATGACGCCGATGCAGGTAATTATTTTACCGTAACCAAAGACCAGTTTTGGCTGAGTGAGTACAACCAAATCAGCCGCATAGTTGCCGGACAGCCTGCTGTTGCCAGCAATGCAACCGAAAATTCACCTGCACTGCCTTCAACAATCAACATGAAGCCGGTCAATGACCAGGTAGTTCCCTATCCGAAGCCTTTGCTGCTTGATCTCGAACTGGAAGGCAATATTCCGGCCGAACAAATTCAGTATGCTTACCAGTCGGATATACAATCGGCGAAGATAAGGTCCAACGGCTTTTATTGGCAGCCAAAGGCTGATGACGTAGGCGAACATCGTTTTAAGGTGGTAGCTACAGCCAGCAATGGCGCAACAGACAGTACTACCTTTTCGGTTGATGTACGATCGTTTAATGCACCTCCAAGGTTCGCACCCTTGCGACCTATTTCCATACCGGTTGGTGAATCATTTACCCTGCCCATAAAAGCCACCGATCCTGATGGCATGCACCAGGATCTGGTTAGATACCTGGGGGTTGACCTTCCTGAAGGAGCAACAGTAAATGAACAAACTGGTGAGTTTAGCTGGACGCCAACCGCGCGCCAGGTAGGTGAGAATAATTTCAGGGTTATCGCTACCGACCAGTATGGAGCTGCCTCCTCTGTGGATATCACCATTCGTGTTGTCAATGCCCAAAGAGGTTCGGAAAACGGCAACTAA
- the mutY gene encoding A/G-specific adenine glycosylase, which yields MTDKEFRSRLLAWYDDNKRDMPWRDCEDPYKTWISEIMLQQTRVDQATPYFNRFIEHFPDVYALAEADQQEVLKVWEGLGYYSRARNMHHAAKTVVKDFDGKIPDTEKEILELKGVGPYTASAVLSIAFAKPHAVVDGNVLRVLTRYLGIEDDIRSSSTKNTVQEAADELLDKERPGDFNQAVMELGATVCTPTNPDCSQCPLSSDCVAYSTLKTDSIPYKSPAKKRPHHQIGVGIIRDEEEVLIALRPEDAMLGGMWEFPGGKQKKDEDIQQTVIRELKEELGVDVAITKPFMKLDHAYSHFKITLHAYLCELKNGDPHPKTSQQLKWVSISELDRYPFPKANRKLTEKLMKSNGQKELDL from the coding sequence TTGACTGATAAAGAATTTCGTTCTCGTCTGCTTGCCTGGTATGATGACAATAAAAGAGACATGCCTTGGCGTGATTGTGAGGACCCGTATAAGACCTGGATTTCTGAAATTATGCTGCAGCAGACAAGGGTTGACCAGGCAACTCCCTATTTCAATCGCTTTATTGAACACTTCCCGGATGTTTATGCGCTTGCAGAAGCCGATCAGCAGGAAGTCTTAAAGGTTTGGGAAGGCTTGGGTTATTACAGCCGTGCCCGTAATATGCACCATGCCGCCAAAACCGTAGTCAAAGATTTTGATGGCAAAATACCCGACACCGAGAAAGAGATTCTAGAACTGAAGGGGGTCGGACCCTATACCGCATCGGCAGTGTTAAGTATAGCTTTTGCTAAACCCCATGCGGTTGTAGACGGTAATGTTCTGCGCGTGCTTACACGTTACCTGGGTATCGAAGATGATATTCGTAGCTCGAGTACCAAAAATACTGTTCAGGAGGCTGCAGATGAACTTCTGGACAAAGAACGTCCCGGCGACTTTAACCAGGCCGTGATGGAGCTGGGAGCTACTGTCTGTACACCGACAAACCCAGATTGTAGTCAATGTCCCCTAAGTAGCGATTGTGTGGCATATTCCACATTGAAAACGGATTCCATACCCTACAAATCCCCGGCAAAAAAGCGACCGCACCATCAGATAGGGGTGGGAATAATCCGGGATGAGGAAGAAGTACTTATTGCGCTTCGTCCCGAAGACGCTATGCTGGGCGGTATGTGGGAATTCCCCGGTGGCAAGCAGAAAAAAGATGAAGACATACAGCAAACCGTAATAAGAGAACTCAAAGAAGAGCTGGGAGTAGATGTTGCAATCACCAAGCCGTTTATGAAACTGGATCACGCATATTCTCACTTTAAGATTACGTTGCATGCCTACCTATGTGAACTGAAGAATGGTGATCCTCATCCGAAAACAAGTCAGCAACTGAAATGGGTATCCATCTCTGAGCTCGACCGTTATCCCTTCCCAAAGGCTAATCGTAAGCTAACCGAGAAACTCATGAAGTCGAACGGACAAAAGGAGTTAGATCTTTAA
- a CDS encoding TIGR02757 family protein, translating into MAKKLKQASRKELQELKPYLEEWVDRTEKSEYIDEDPVQFMHAYEDKEDQLLAGFFAALMAWGRRDIVVNKVGDLLNRMDHRPADFIKNFTEADAARFEGFKHRTFKPVDIYWLTKILSSIENKYAGFENFWKHCYSHAENKSRELISVFHEEFFAMHPEAAQRTRKHISDSEKNSSCKRLYLFLKWSIREGSPVDLGIMDFMPASELMIPMDVHVGRQARVLGMLGRTYNDWKAVEELTGKLRQLDPEDPSKYDFALFGIGLSDEEIPERFVKNPEYLG; encoded by the coding sequence GTGGCAAAGAAACTCAAGCAAGCGAGCCGGAAGGAACTCCAAGAGCTTAAACCTTACCTGGAAGAGTGGGTCGATCGTACTGAAAAATCTGAGTACATCGATGAAGATCCCGTACAGTTTATGCACGCCTATGAAGATAAGGAAGACCAACTACTGGCCGGATTTTTTGCAGCATTGATGGCATGGGGTCGCAGGGATATTGTAGTCAATAAAGTCGGGGATTTGCTCAATCGAATGGATCATCGGCCGGCAGACTTTATAAAGAATTTCACAGAAGCTGATGCCGCTCGATTTGAAGGATTCAAACATCGAACATTCAAACCGGTTGACATCTACTGGCTCACCAAAATTCTTAGCAGTATTGAAAATAAATATGCGGGCTTCGAAAATTTCTGGAAACATTGTTATTCCCACGCCGAAAATAAATCCAGGGAATTGATCAGTGTATTCCATGAAGAGTTTTTTGCCATGCATCCGGAAGCTGCCCAAAGAACTCGCAAACACATCTCAGATTCTGAAAAGAACAGCTCCTGTAAACGCCTGTATCTCTTTCTGAAATGGAGCATCCGTGAAGGAAGTCCTGTCGATCTTGGGATTATGGATTTTATGCCGGCCTCAGAGTTGATGATACCGATGGATGTGCATGTGGGCCGTCAAGCCAGGGTATTAGGCATGCTTGGAAGAACATACAACGATTGGAAAGCTGTGGAAGAGCTCACAGGAAAGTTACGCCAGCTTGATCCCGAAGATCCATCCAAATATGATTTTGCACTTTTCGGTATCGGTCTTTCCGATGAAGAGATCCCTGAACGTTTTGTGAAAAACCCGGAATACCTTGGCTAA
- the rpsU gene encoding 30S ribosomal protein S21: MVGVNVKDNESIDRAINRFKKLVTRSRILNEYKENQQYTKPSEERREALKKSIREQRRRQRNNY, translated from the coding sequence ATGGTTGGAGTAAATGTAAAAGATAACGAAAGCATTGATCGTGCAATTAACCGATTCAAAAAATTGGTTACCCGTTCACGTATCCTTAATGAATACAAGGAGAACCAGCAGTATACAAAGCCATCTGAAGAAAGACGGGAAGCACTGAAGAAAAGCATTCGTGAGCAGCGCAGACGTCAGCGTAACAACTACTGA